From the Streptomyces sp. Tu 2975 genome, one window contains:
- a CDS encoding TetR/AcrR family transcriptional regulator — protein sequence MAYRKTPAVQSRLDAAREHLVEQATSVVAESGWANASVTAVAAAAGMSVGSVYQHFPSKGALAVEVFRRASGREVEVLAEVLRDAGGDPVERIAHGVRVFAHRAMERRGLAHALLAAPAEQAVARERLEFRRRYRDVFAEVIREGIAGGHLPPQDPDVTAAALTGAIGEVLVDPLSDPAAGDAAEHLVNELVAMSLRCAGARTAG from the coding sequence ATGGCCTACCGCAAGACACCCGCCGTGCAGAGCCGGCTCGACGCCGCCAGGGAGCACCTCGTGGAGCAGGCGACCTCCGTCGTCGCCGAATCCGGCTGGGCGAACGCGTCCGTCACCGCGGTCGCCGCTGCGGCCGGCATGTCCGTCGGGTCGGTCTACCAGCACTTCCCCTCCAAAGGGGCGCTGGCCGTCGAGGTCTTCCGGCGCGCCTCCGGGCGCGAGGTCGAGGTGCTAGCGGAAGTCCTCCGGGACGCCGGCGGGGACCCCGTCGAGCGGATCGCGCACGGCGTGCGCGTCTTCGCCCACCGCGCCATGGAGCGCCGCGGCCTCGCCCACGCACTCCTCGCCGCCCCCGCCGAACAGGCCGTGGCCCGTGAGCGGCTGGAGTTCCGGCGCCGCTACCGCGACGTGTTCGCCGAGGTGATCCGCGAGGGCATCGCTGGCGGACACCTCCCGCCGCAGGACCCCGACGTCACCGCCGCCGCACTGACCGGCGCGATCGGTGAGGTGCTGGTCGACCCGTTGTCCGATCCCGCGGCCGGCGACGCCGCCGAGCACCTGGTCAACGAACTGGTCGCGATGTCCCTGCGCTGCGCCGGCGCCCGGACCGCCGGCTGA
- a CDS encoding NAD(P)-binding domain-containing protein, whose amino-acid sequence MDNHTSSRTPVTLLGLGDMGTALARAWLAAGHPLTVWNRTPAKAERLAAEGARVAATPAEALASATGPVVLCLLDDASVGETLEGTDLTGKDLVDLTTNTPARSRLRAAWAEERGAGFLDGGIMAVPPMIGRPGTGGYVFYSGDRALFERHRDVLEVPAGATFVGEDAGHAALHDIALLSAMTGMFAGITHAFALVRPEKDLDRAGFAALLAEWLGAMSGMTHEVAAQLESGDYTEGVTSNLAMMSAGNDALLATAEGQSVDPRLLTPYMDLMRRRVDQGHGDEGLAGTVDLLRVE is encoded by the coding sequence ATGGACAACCACACCTCTTCCAGGACCCCCGTCACCCTCCTCGGCCTCGGCGACATGGGCACCGCTCTCGCCCGCGCCTGGCTCGCCGCAGGACACCCGCTGACCGTATGGAACCGCACCCCCGCCAAGGCCGAACGCCTGGCGGCCGAGGGTGCCCGGGTGGCGGCGACGCCGGCCGAGGCGCTGGCCTCGGCGACCGGCCCCGTCGTGCTCTGCCTGCTGGACGACGCCTCCGTGGGCGAGACCTTGGAGGGCACCGACCTGACCGGCAAGGACCTGGTCGACCTGACCACCAACACGCCTGCCCGGTCCCGGCTGCGGGCCGCGTGGGCCGAGGAACGAGGAGCCGGGTTCCTGGACGGCGGGATCATGGCCGTCCCCCCGATGATCGGCCGGCCCGGGACGGGGGGCTATGTGTTCTACAGCGGCGACCGCGCGCTGTTCGAACGCCACCGCGACGTGCTGGAGGTTCCCGCCGGCGCGACGTTCGTCGGCGAGGACGCCGGCCACGCGGCACTGCACGACATCGCCCTGCTCAGCGCGATGACCGGCATGTTCGCGGGCATCACCCACGCCTTCGCCCTCGTGCGCCCCGAGAAGGACCTCGACCGGGCCGGTTTCGCCGCCCTGCTCGCGGAGTGGCTCGGCGCCATGTCCGGAATGACCCACGAGGTCGCCGCCCAGTTGGAGAGCGGCGACTACACGGAGGGCGTCACCTCCAACCTCGCCATGATGTCGGCGGGGAACGACGCGCTCCTCGCCACGGCCGAGGGCCAGTCGGTCGACCCCCGGCTCCTCACTCCCTACATGGACCTGATGCGCCGGCGGGTGGACCAGGGCCACGGCGACGAGGGCCTGGCCGGCACGGTCGACCTGCTCAGGGTCGAGTGA
- a CDS encoding helix-turn-helix domain-containing protein, protein MTRRDAYVCGIDAAIDVVGGKWKVLVLWALESGPCRFGELRRGIPGISEKVLASHLRELESDGIVVRAEDCEGAVRRVTYALTPLGVSLNEALGPLGAWGRKHLLDDRSPHGEVAGPSR, encoded by the coding sequence ATGACCCGGCGCGACGCGTACGTGTGCGGCATCGACGCGGCGATCGACGTCGTCGGCGGCAAGTGGAAGGTCCTCGTCCTGTGGGCGCTGGAGTCCGGTCCCTGCCGGTTCGGTGAGCTGCGGCGCGGCATTCCCGGCATCAGCGAGAAGGTTCTCGCCTCCCACCTGCGGGAGTTGGAGTCCGACGGCATCGTCGTCCGTGCAGAGGACTGCGAGGGAGCGGTACGCCGCGTCACCTACGCGCTCACCCCGCTGGGCGTCTCCCTCAACGAGGCACTCGGCCCTCTCGGCGCCTGGGGCAGGAAGCACCTGCTCGACGACCGGAGCCCGCACGGCGAAGTGGCCGGCCCCTCGCGCTGA